From Spartinivicinus ruber, the proteins below share one genomic window:
- a CDS encoding protein-tyrosine phosphatase family protein, translating into MADNQLILSLNVRPTDHIKPAERNEGWNSTQAQYKGSTIRLVDVCASDVNNLFKQSQESVNVDQGAESLNGREFKILKTDIKSSIDNVNYPQHFSESRISKSPDIQSAAAFWRGIVSSDTRIIIGLNNTSYKLQHDPHSQYGNLKDYAIVTKTTLDSQQKQAEHGVAVYEKKITDTALMYAKFNVENHHIEGALRTINIKQVNAFNFTQWPDKGIISKEQLQELIESINVVRQEGKQGQGNLLVHSVIQDGRSEVVVIAEKLFQLKQRGELNKETLCNTIDDLITNAGLTSLQQQELLQEYGRLLFEEAG; encoded by the coding sequence TTGGCTGACAATCAACTAATACTTTCCCTCAATGTACGACCAACGGATCACATAAAGCCAGCTGAAAGAAATGAGGGGTGGAACTCTACTCAGGCACAATATAAAGGCTCAACCATTCGGTTGGTAGATGTTTGCGCCAGTGATGTTAACAATCTATTTAAACAAAGCCAGGAATCTGTCAATGTTGATCAAGGAGCTGAGTCACTAAATGGTAGAGAGTTTAAAATATTAAAAACAGACATAAAGTCGTCCATAGACAACGTTAACTACCCACAACATTTTTCTGAGTCGCGTATATCAAAAAGCCCTGATATCCAGTCTGCAGCTGCATTTTGGAGAGGCATAGTTAGTAGTGATACGCGGATTATTATTGGATTGAACAACACTAGTTATAAGCTACAACATGATCCTCACTCGCAATATGGTAATTTAAAAGATTATGCCATTGTGACTAAAACTACGCTGGATTCGCAGCAGAAACAAGCTGAGCATGGAGTAGCAGTATATGAAAAAAAGATAACTGACACTGCGCTTATGTATGCAAAATTTAATGTAGAAAATCATCATATTGAAGGGGCTTTGCGTACTATAAATATTAAACAGGTTAATGCATTTAACTTTACTCAGTGGCCTGATAAAGGAATAATTTCAAAAGAACAATTACAAGAACTAATAGAAAGCATTAATGTTGTTAGACAGGAAGGTAAACAGGGGCAAGGTAATCTTCTGGTGCATTCGGTAATACAAGATGGCCGATCTGAAGTAGTTGTTATCGCAGAAAAGCTTTTTCAACTAAAACAGCGGGGAGAGCTGAATAAAGAAACACTGTGTAATACGATTGATGATCTAATAACCAACGCAGGCCTTACATCGTTGCAACAGCAAGAACTTTTGCAGGAATATGGCAGGTTGTTGTTTGAAGAAGCTGGCTAG
- a CDS encoding cupin domain-containing protein, which produces MLVGKINIKEKFSKFSEYWSPRIVAEMNEYQFKLVKIKGEFTWHDHKDTDEVFIIIEGFMSIEFRDGKVDLSEGEMVVVPRGVEHKPFAKDECKIMLIEPRGVVNTGDTGGKLTADSDVWV; this is translated from the coding sequence ATGTTAGTTGGTAAAATCAATATAAAAGAAAAGTTTTCAAAATTTTCAGAATACTGGTCCCCACGAATAGTTGCTGAAATGAATGAATATCAGTTTAAGCTGGTGAAAATTAAAGGGGAATTCACATGGCACGATCACAAAGATACGGATGAAGTCTTTATTATTATTGAAGGATTTATGAGCATTGAATTTAGAGATGGGAAAGTAGACCTCTCCGAAGGAGAAATGGTTGTTGTTCCCAGAGGTGTAGAGCATAAACCTTTTGCTAAAGACGAGTGTAAGATTATGCTTATTGAGCCAAGAGGGGTAGTTAATACAGGGGATACAGGCGGTAAATTAACTGCTGATAGCGATGTTTGGGTATAA
- a CDS encoding protein adenylyltransferase SelO, translating into MADSAVIPITELTFDNQFAQLSDCFYTKQSPTPLSNSHLVSFNKSVANSLGFELTTEKKDVDNLVSIASGQKLWPDAEPLAMVYSGHQFGVYNPQLGDGRGLLLGEVRTPSGDRWDLHLKGAGMTPYSRQGDGRAVLRSTIREYLCSEAMHHLGIPTTRALCIVGSDEPVYRETVETAATLIRVAKTHLRFGSFEYFYYTRQQKALKELVNFAIQQYYPELVGSNNQYEEFYRQTVVKTAQLIAYWQAFGFVHGVMNTDNMSLLGDTFDYGPFGFMDDYDQGFICNHSDHTGRYAFNQQPSIAYWNCACLGQVLVPFVKPDTIKQLLNEFEIAFVHKYADLMRQKLGLIELTESDQELVQQLFTLMQKNSVDYTLFFRHLCDFIPNEQNTFIRDLFIDRDGFDSWAKQYQQRLTQQTDNQVSRSQQMKSINPKYILRNYLAQQAIDKATKEQDFSEVNQLLQLLQRPFAEQSVMEHYAKLPPEWGKKLVISCSS; encoded by the coding sequence ATGGCCGACTCTGCTGTGATACCAATAACTGAACTGACATTTGATAACCAGTTTGCTCAACTTAGTGATTGCTTCTATACAAAGCAATCACCTACCCCTCTAAGCAATTCTCATTTAGTTAGCTTTAATAAATCAGTAGCTAATTCATTGGGTTTTGAGCTCACAACAGAGAAAAAAGATGTAGACAACTTAGTCAGCATTGCCAGCGGTCAAAAGCTTTGGCCAGATGCAGAGCCACTCGCCATGGTCTATTCAGGCCATCAGTTTGGCGTTTATAACCCTCAGCTGGGCGACGGACGAGGGCTATTGCTAGGTGAAGTTCGCACGCCCAGTGGAGACCGATGGGACCTCCACCTGAAAGGGGCAGGAATGACACCCTACTCTCGCCAGGGGGATGGCCGAGCAGTACTTCGCTCAACTATTCGTGAATACCTGTGTAGCGAAGCTATGCATCACCTTGGTATTCCCACTACACGAGCATTATGCATTGTAGGCAGTGATGAACCTGTTTATCGAGAAACAGTAGAAACAGCTGCCACTTTAATTCGGGTAGCCAAAACCCATTTACGATTTGGTAGTTTTGAATATTTTTATTACACCCGCCAGCAAAAAGCATTAAAAGAACTAGTTAATTTTGCAATCCAGCAATACTACCCCGAACTAGTTGGTAGCAATAATCAATATGAAGAATTTTACCGCCAAACTGTCGTAAAAACCGCTCAGCTTATTGCTTATTGGCAAGCATTTGGCTTTGTCCACGGTGTAATGAACACAGACAATATGTCTTTATTAGGCGACACGTTTGACTACGGTCCATTTGGCTTTATGGATGATTACGACCAAGGATTTATTTGTAATCACTCCGACCATACAGGTCGTTATGCCTTTAACCAGCAACCTTCAATTGCCTATTGGAACTGCGCTTGCCTTGGTCAGGTACTCGTGCCTTTTGTTAAGCCTGATACTATCAAACAACTGTTAAATGAATTCGAAATAGCTTTTGTACATAAGTATGCTGACTTAATGCGCCAGAAACTGGGGTTAATTGAGTTAACAGAGTCAGATCAAGAGCTAGTACAACAACTGTTTACTTTGATGCAAAAAAATAGTGTCGATTACACTTTATTTTTCCGACATCTTTGCGACTTTATTCCTAATGAGCAGAATACATTTATTAGAGATCTATTTATAGACCGGGATGGGTTTGACAGTTGGGCCAAGCAATACCAACAACGCCTAACGCAACAAACCGATAATCAAGTGAGCCGCTCTCAACAAATGAAGTCTATTAATCCTAAATATATTTTGCGTAATTACTTAGCTCAACAAGCCATAGATAAAGCAACCAAAGAGCAAGATTTCAGTGAAGTAAACCAACTGCTACAATTATTACAGAGACCGTTTGCCGAACAGTCCGTTATGGAGCACTACGCCAAACTTCCACCAGAATGGGGAAAAAAGCTGGTTATAAGTTGTTCATCTTAG
- a CDS encoding carbonic anhydrase yields MKQLFKNTLFVPTILLTQLFSYSYAAEDVHWGYTGKSGPANWGDLADQYAMCKKGKNQSPIDIKASLDTDLTPIKFNYIKQASTIKNNGHTVQVDYPAGNSISLNGTQYELKQFHFHSPSENTIDGQHYPLEAHFVHADDKGNLAVVGVMFKDGEDNKKIAELWQNMPKQANTQQNLANPFSAIDLLPKSHDYYRFNGSLTTPPCSEGVLWLVLKQPITISIDQAKQLVETLNHPNNRPVQPLNARTVLK; encoded by the coding sequence ATGAAGCAACTTTTTAAAAACACACTGTTTGTTCCCACCATTCTATTAACCCAACTCTTCAGCTATAGCTATGCAGCAGAAGATGTCCATTGGGGGTATACTGGTAAGTCAGGCCCAGCTAACTGGGGTGACCTGGCTGATCAATATGCTATGTGCAAGAAAGGTAAAAACCAGTCCCCAATTGATATCAAAGCTAGCCTCGACACTGACCTAACCCCGATTAAATTTAACTATATTAAACAAGCCTCTACCATCAAAAATAACGGCCACACTGTACAAGTGGATTACCCAGCAGGTAACAGTATCAGCCTAAATGGCACGCAATATGAGTTGAAACAATTTCACTTTCACTCACCTAGTGAAAATACTATCGACGGTCAACATTATCCTTTAGAAGCTCATTTTGTTCATGCTGATGATAAAGGCAATCTTGCAGTCGTTGGGGTAATGTTTAAAGATGGTGAAGACAACAAAAAAATAGCTGAACTTTGGCAGAACATGCCTAAGCAAGCCAATACACAACAAAATTTAGCTAACCCATTTAGTGCAATAGATTTATTGCCTAAGTCTCATGACTACTACCGGTTTAATGGATCATTAACCACGCCCCCTTGCTCTGAAGGAGTACTATGGTTAGTGTTAAAACAACCGATAACTATCTCCATAGACCAAGCTAAACAACTGGTAGAAACTTTAAATCACCCTAATAATCGTCCTGTTCAGCCACTCAATGCCAGAACTGTTTTAAAATAA